From Paenibacillus sp. FSL H8-0537:
GGAGCTTAAGCGGCTAAAGCGTCACCTCGTGCTTCTGACAGGCATGGGCAGCGATGGCGCAGAGCAAATGCTTCAAGCTAGGAAGGCGGGGCAAGCAGCAACAACGATAGCGGAAGCGAAGGAAACCTGCATCGTTTACGGCATGCCGAAAGCGGCAGTTGATCGAGGGGCCGTCGATTATGTGCTGCCCATTGAGCAGATTGGCAGAAAGCTGCTGGACGTTACCAAAGGCAAAATATGAAAGGGGGTGAAATCATGCAGGGGGTAGAGCAAATGCAGTATGTGCAGTTTGGCGTAGGGGAAGAAAGCTATGGCATACGTATAGCTGAAGTACATGAAATTATACGTATGCAGGAAATTACCGAAATACCGAATTGCCAGTTTTATGTGAAGGGCGTCATTAATTTACGCGGCAAAATTATTCCGGTTATTAGCCTGCGAGCGTTATTTTCGCTGGATGAGGATGTGTATTCAAAAGCAACGCGGATCGTCGTTGTTCATCATCAGGAGGAGTCGATCGGCATTATTGTGGATCGAGTGCACAAGGTAACGACGTTTCACGATATTCAGCCTCCACCGGAGCGGGTAGGCGGCATCAACGGCGCCTATTTTACAGGAATCGGTCTTACAGAGTCAGAATTGGTCGGCATATTAAAGATCGATGAGGTGCTGCTGCGCGATTAATGCTTCTTGCTTCACATGGCATATTTCAAGCAGCAAGTCAGCTCTCAAGTCAACGCTTATGAGGTGGTGCATATGTTCGATAACTCGGAATTTAGGCAAGTGTTTCTCGAGGAGCTTGAGGAACAGATCATGACGATGGAAGAAGAGATTTTATCTTTGGAAAAGCAAGGCTCTCATTCTGAGGGCATTCAGCGGCTTTTTCGGGCGGCACATACGATTAAAGGCTCTTCTGCGGCAATGGGCTATATGGAGCTCAAGCAGCTGACCCATGAATGGGAGCATCTGCTTGATATGCTGCGTAATGAAGAGCTTGCGATGTCACGGGAATTGACGAATTTATTTTTTCAATGTCTCGACTTTATAAAAGATTTGCAAAACAGCATTATCCACGAGGAACTGCTGCCGGACCCTTCAGCGGTCATCAAGGAACTGGAACGGTTCTCGAAAGCTAATACGGAATCGGTCGCTGCTGCAAAGGAAGCAGCAGGTGATGCTTTGCCGGAAGAGGCGGAGCAGGTGCTGCGAGAATTTATACATAACGGCCAAACCGTATATAGGGTAACCGTCAAGCTCACCGAAGACTGCATGATGAAGCTGGCTCGCATTAGCATTATTGATATTTCCTTGCGGGCGTTTGGCGAGGTGCTGTGGAATGAGC
This genomic window contains:
- a CDS encoding chemotaxis protein CheW, coding for MQGVEQMQYVQFGVGEESYGIRIAEVHEIIRMQEITEIPNCQFYVKGVINLRGKIIPVISLRALFSLDEDVYSKATRIVVVHHQEESIGIIVDRVHKVTTFHDIQPPPERVGGINGAYFTGIGLTESELVGILKIDEVLLRD